The window ATCACTACGGCCTCGATCATCACTGGCAAACCGCCGCGCGTCGTTGGGCGCCGCACATCGCTGCGGTCGATGATCTCGCCACTCGGCGCTACAGCATTGATCTGCTGCTTAATCAGAATCTCTCGGGGCTCAGCGAAAACTACGCTGCGCTAGTGCCTGATGGCTGCCGCACCCTGCTCGGTCCGCGTTATGCGATGTTGCGTGAAGAGTTCAACGGCCCGGCGATCGAAATCAAAGCCAGGGCGCGACGGGTATTGGTCAATTTCGGTGGTTTCGACGCAGCGATGCAGACTCATCATGCGATGCTCGCGTTGGTGGGTTTTCCCGAGCTGGAAGTGGACTTTGTTGCCGGTGCCGACAATCCGGCGTGGGCGCAAATGCAAGCCCTGAGCGATACGCGACCGAATTGGCGTCTGCACAGCTTTGTCAGTGATTTCCATCAGCGCATGACCGAGGCCGACCTGTTTATCGGCGCTGGCGGCGGTACCAGTTGGGAGCGTGCGGCGCTGGGCCTGCCGACCATCTGTATCGCGGTGTCGAACAACCAGCAAGTCAATGGCGAAGTCATGGCGGCAGCCGGCGCCCATATATTCATGGGCGCGCGGGAGCAGATCAGTGTCGAGCAGTTGCGCGATGCGATTGGTTTCGTCGCGGGAAATCAGTATTTGCGGCAGAGCCTGGCAGAACGTTCGCGGCAACTGGTCGATGGTCGTGGAGCGTTGCGAGTCGCTGCGGCGTTGGCCGGCGCCGTGCTCAAGGTTCGTCCGGCGACGCAGGACGACACGCCGCTGCTACTCGACGGAATGCGCGCCAGTCTGCGTAATCCGCAGCACTTGTTGTTGATCGCCGAGGCCGACGACGGCCCGGTCGGGGTGTTGCGTTACGACCTGCGCGGCTTCGAAGCCGACGTTTCGCTGCATCTGTTTGCAGGGCGAATCGACCTTGGCTGGGGCAGGGCGCTGCTGGCGCGGGGCGAGTCGTTTGTCCGGGCACACTGGCCGCAATTGACCGCCATTTCCGCCCAGGTGCAGCCGGATAATCACGCTTCATTGAATGTATTTCGCGACGCCGGCTTCAATCAAAATGCCTGCGCGTTCACCAAGGTTTTGAAGGAACACCACACATGAGCAGTTTCAAGATTGGCGACCGTCTGATCGGTGCCGATGCGCCGCCGTTCATCATTGCCGAGATGAGCGGCAACCATAATCAGTCGCTCGATGTGGCCCTGCAAATTGTCGAAGCCGCCGCCAAGGCCGGCGCGCATGCCTTGAAACTGCAAACGTACACCGCCGAAACGATGACGCTGGATCTGGCCGAAGGCGAGTTCTTCATCAAGGATCCGGGCAGTCTGTGGGCGGGGACTTCGCTCTACGATCTGTATGAGAAAGCCCATACGCCTTGGGAATGGCATGCACCGATTTTCGCCCGGGCCAAAGAGCTGGGGATGCTCGCGTTCTCGACGCCGTTCGATGACACGGCCGTGGACTTTCTCGAAAGTCTCGACGTGCCGGCCTACAAGATCGCCAGTTTCGAAAACACCGACCTGCCGTTGATTCGCCGTGTCGCCGCCACCGGCAAACCGCTGATCATTTCCACCGGCATGGCCAGCATCGCCGAACTCGACGAAACCGTGCGCGCTGCCCGCGCGGCGGGTTGCAAGGATCTGGTGCTGCTCAAATGCACCAGCACGTATCCGGCGACACCGCTCAACAGCAACGTGCGCACGATCCCTCATCTGCGTGAATTGTTCGGTTGCGAGGTGGGGCTGTCCGACCACTCGATGGGCGTCGGTGTGTCGGTGGCAGCCGTGGCGCTTGGCGCGACGGTGGTGGAAAAACACTTCACCCTTGACCGTTCGGCAGGTGGGGTTGATGCGAGTTTCTCGCTGGAACCTGCAGAAATGGCCAGTCTGGTGCTGGAAACCGAACGTGCCTGGCAGGCTTTGGGGCACGTGCAATACGGCGCCACCGAAGCTGAACTGAAATCGGTGGTCTATCGCCGTTCGCTGTACGTGACCGCCGACATGGCCGCGGGTGAGCCCTTTACTCGGGACAATCTGCGGGCCATTCGTCCCGGCCTCGGTCTGCCGCCCAAGCACACCGACGCCGTTCTCGGCCGCCGCGCTCGCACGCCGATCAAGCGCGGCACGCCGCTGGATTGGTCGTTGGTCGAATAAGCCGATCTGCACCGATTCGGCAAAATAGCGTGACCTGCGAGTCATAACGCGCATCTTCACTGTACTGTATTGTATTGATCGGGGAGATGGCGCCTGGCCCGTTTTCGGTTCCAGTGATAGCCCTTTGCGCTCCCCCTGGCCGCCCTTCGTGGCGGCCAATTTCTGTTTGTCGGCGCCCCTCGAATCCTTGCGAGCGGTGGTCTTGGGCTGTTTTTTATTGGGAAGCCGTAATGATTGGCATAAAAAGCATTGCGAGCTACGTTCCTGTAGCCGGCGTGGACAATTACGCACAAGGTGCAAAATTCGAGAAGGATGAAGAGTTCATCCTTGGCAAGATCGGTTCGGCATTTCTGCCGCGCAAAGACGCTGAACAAGAAACCTCCGATCTGTGCGTGGAAGCGGCCAATGCGCTGTTTGCCAGCAACCCTGATCTGAAGCGTGAATCGATTGACGCGTTGATTGTCGTCACCCAGAACGGTGATGAAGAAGGCCTGCCGCACACTGCCGCGATCGTGCAGGACAAGCTCGGTCTGCCGACCAACGTTGCGGCGTTCGACATTTCCCTGGGCTGCTCCGGTTATGTCTACGGCATCTACGCGATCAAGGGCTTCATGGAAGCCGCCGGGCTGAAGAACGGCCTGCTGATCACCGCTGATCCGTATTCGAAAATCGTTGATCCGGAAGACCGCAACACCACCATGCTGTTCGGCGATGCCGCCACCGCTACCTGGATGGGCGAAGATCCGAGCTGGGCGCTGGGCAAGGCCAAGTTCGGCACTGACGGCTCCGGCGCTCCGCACCTGAAAGTCACCGATGGCGTGTTCTTCATGAACGGTCGTCAGGTGTTCAACTTTGCGCTGCTGAAAGTTCCGGCGCACCTGCATGAGCTGCTCGATGATTCAGGCCTCAAGGCTGACGACATTGATGCGTTCTGCATTCACCAGGGCAGCGCGGCGATTGTCGACGCGGTGGCGCGACGTTTCGAAGGCGAGCCGGAGAAGTTCATCAAGGACATGGTCGAGACCGGCAACACCGTGTCGTCGAGCATTCCGTTGCTGCTGGAAAAACACGTACTCGATTCCGATTGGCAGCGTATTGCGTTGAGCGGTTTTGGTGTCGGTCTGTCGTGGGGCTCGGCGATTATTTATCGTCCTTGAGCTGGATAAAAAACGGCGGATACAAAAATAGCGTTCAAGGTTAACCTTGAGCGCTATTTTTTTGCCTGAACGGAGCGCGAGCCGGCATGAGCGAGTTTTTCCAAGCCAACGCCCAGGTGATCCAGCAGCGCTGGCCGGCGTTGTTTGTACGATTGGTGGCTGAAGACAGTTCGGCCATTCAAGCCGAGCTGGTACAAGGCTTGGGCTCTACGCTGAGCGTGGACGGGATCCAGCTGACCAGTCGCCATGACCGGATTCACGAGGCCCGGGTCCAGGCGGCCAGCCTGCCGGAAAAACCGCGATTGCATGTCTATGGCACCGGCCTTGGCGACTTGCCAGCGGTTTTGCTGGAGCGTGCCGGGCTTGAACGCTTGTACGTGCACGTCCTTAACGGCGCCCTGTTTGCGCTGGTGTTGCAACTGCTCGATCAGCGGCAATGGCTTGAAGACCCCAGGGTGGAACTGATGTACGCCGGCGATCACGCCGATATCTTCACACCGTTTTTTGCCCTTCCTGCGGAAATGCTCCTGGCCGATGACTTCAATGCCAAGGTGCGTGATCGGCTGGTCAATGAAGTTCACCTGAGTTTCAACAATCGCGAGTTCGATCCGCAATTGCCGGCAATTCAGCAGCGCTTGCGCGATAGCCTGGAGGTGCTGCTTGCGGATGATGACGTGGCGCAACTGTTTGGCACTTGCATCGGCCGCGAAATCTATGTGATCGGCACCGGACCGAGCCTGGAAGGACATTTTGAACGGCTGGCGTCGGTGCGTGGCCAGGCCGAGCGGCCGCTGTTCATTTGTGTCGACACGGCTTATCGACCTTTGCGTCAGCACGGGATCATCCCCGATCTGGTGGTGACGATCGATCAGTTGATCAGCTTTCGGCATCTGCCTTTCGAGGAGTCCGACGGCATCCCGCTGGTGTATCTGCCCATGAGCTCACCGACGGTGTTGAAGGCCTGGAGAGGCAAGCGCTATGGCGCTTATACCGCCAGCCCGGTCTACGCCACGTTGCGTCAGCAGCACCCTCGGGCCGAATTGCATGCCGGTGGCAGCGTGATTCACCCCGCCGTGGACCTGGCCGTGAAAATGGGCGGCACGCGCATCACGCTGTTCGGCGCCGACTTTGCCTTCCCGATGAACAAGACACATGCCGGATGGGACGATGGCGATCTGGGGCCACCCGTGGAGCAGGCGCGACACTGGGTTCGTGACGGGTATGGCGAACGGGTCAGGACGCAGTTGAATTTTCGTGGCTACCTGTGCGTGCTGGAGCGGTATATCGCTCTGCACCCAGAGGTCAGGTTCCTTAACAGCAGTCGGGCAGGGGCGATGATCGTGGGCACGCAATTCAATCCGGAGTTTGTGCAATGAGTGCGCAGGTGATGTGCATCAGCGCATGTCGGCAATGCGCGGGATTGTTTCGTTTGGGCCGTGATGTCGAAGCGGCGCTGACCATGGTCGATGTATTTGACGAGGCACAACGGTTTTTTGCGCTCGCTCCTGAGAATGTCCAGCAGTCGTGGGCACAGGTACTGACACACATCCTGGCGTGTCAGGAGCGCCAGGACTGGTTGGGACTTGCCGATTTCATGGAGTATGAACTGATTGAATTGCTGGACAGTGCGCAGCGCTGACGGGGAACCGACGGCTCTGGCACGAGGGTTGGTGATGTGGGCAGTTTTATGGCGTCATTTTTTCGTGGGAGGGGGCGCGCTAAGCCCTTGTTTTCTCGGGGGTGGCAGGGTGATGGCAAATTTTTTTCAAAAAGCCCTCAAGCAACCTGATTACCCGACGATAACTATTACGAAGGTTCTCTAGGCCATACCCGGCGGTTGCCAGGGCCGGAAGCCGCAGTACCCAACCAACGAGGAATTCGTCATGGCTTTAACAGTAAACACCAACACCACGTCGTTGAACGTTCAGAAAAACCTGAACCGCGCTTCCGACGCTCTGTCGACTTCGATGCAGCGCCTGTCTTCCGGCCTGAAAATCAACAGCGCTAAAGACGACGCCGCTGGCCTGCAGATCGCTACCCGTATGACTTCCCAGATCCGTGGTGGCAACCAGGCGATCCAGAACGCCAACGACGGTATCTCCGTTGCTCAGACCGCTGAAGGCGCTCTGCAAGCTTCGACCGACATTCTGCAGCGTATGCGTGAACTGGCTGTTAAAGCCCGTACCGGTACCAACGGCAGCATCGACCAGAAAGCAACCAACGACGAATTCGCCCAGATGTCGGACGAACTGACTCGTATCTCTGCTTCCACCAACCTGAACGGCAAAAACCTGCTGGACGGTTCGGCTGGTACTGTGACCCTGCAAGTGGGCGCAAACACCGGTTCGGCTAACCACATCGACCTGGTACTGAGCTCCAAGTTCGACGCCGTCAGCCTGTCCGTAGGTAGCGGTACTGTAGTTCTGACCGGTGCAAGCGTATCGGGCGCTGCTGCCAACATCGACAACGCAATCACCGCGATCGACGCTGCAATTGCAACGATCAACAGCACTCGTTCGAGCCTGGGTGCTTCGCAAAACCGTCTGACCAGCACCATCTCCAACCTGCAAAACATCGTTGAGAACACCACTGCTGCACAGGGTCGTGTACAAGACACCGACTTCGCCGCAGAAACTGCTAACCTGACCAAGCAGCAAACTCTGCAGCAGGCTTCGACCTCCGTACTGGCTCAAGCCAACCAACTGCCTTCCGCTGTACTGAAGCTGCTTCAGTAATTTCGGAATGAGTTCGGGCGAGGGAGTGCGCTAGTCGCGCTCTCTCGCCTTTTTTCGTTAGGAGGTGATGAGCATGGACATGAGCGTCAAGCTTAACCAGTCTTATCCGGCTCCCAAGCCAGTAACGCCGGTTGCTGACAAACCGTCAGAGACGCCTAAGGTTGTGAAGGCTGAAGCTCCGGCCGCTGCCAAGAGTCAGGATACGGACGATGCCAAGTTGAAGCTGGCGGTGCAGGAGATCGAGAAGTTCGTTCAATCGATCAAGCGCAATCTGGAGTTCTCCATCGACGAACATTCCGGAAAGGTCATCGTCAAGGTGATCGCAAGCGAGACGGGTGAGGTTGTTCGACAGATTCCCTCCGCGGAAGCCCTCAAGCTGGCAGACAGCCTCGCGAACGCGAGTCACGTATTGTTCGACGCCAAAGTCTGATAGCTGGCATGAATAGTGTTTGTCCGTTCTCAGGACGCGTGTAACGGTCAAAAGAATGGCAACAATCTGAAGGGAGATGCACATGGCAAGTCCAATTCTACCGGGTTCCGGACTGGGTTCCGGCCTGGACATCGGTGCGATCGTCACTGCGCTGGTTAATGCCGACAAGGCGCCGAAGCAGACGCAGATCGATACCGCGACCAAAGTCAATACGCTGAAGATTTCCGGTGTCGGCTCGCTGAAGAGTGCATTGACCGCGTTCCAGACGGCGATGACCAACCTGGGCAGCAAGACCAATCCTGCATTTGCCGGTTTCACCGCGACTTCGAACAATGCCACTCTGAGCGCGACGTCCGACAGCACTGCTGTGACGGGCAATTACAACGTTGTTGTCAGTCAATTGGCCACTGGCTCGAAAATCGCCAGCGCCTCTTTCGCCGGCGGTGCCGCCAGTGCCATTCCGAGTGGTACCCTGAAAATCAGTC of the Pseudomonas sp. Seg1 genome contains:
- the pseG gene encoding UDP-2,4-diacetamido-2,4,6-trideoxy-beta-L-altropyranose hydrolase — its product is MRVLIRADASPTIGSGHIARCLTLARVLREQGSHVAFACRRLPGHRLDVLSEEGFETFALPDFYPDEDPQQAIESMLPWQADIDALGALLQGHGEFDWIIVDHYGLDHHWQTAARRWAPHIAAVDDLATRRYSIDLLLNQNLSGLSENYAALVPDGCRTLLGPRYAMLREEFNGPAIEIKARARRVLVNFGGFDAAMQTHHAMLALVGFPELEVDFVAGADNPAWAQMQALSDTRPNWRLHSFVSDFHQRMTEADLFIGAGGGTSWERAALGLPTICIAVSNNQQVNGEVMAAAGAHIFMGAREQISVEQLRDAIGFVAGNQYLRQSLAERSRQLVDGRGALRVAAALAGAVLKVRPATQDDTPLLLDGMRASLRNPQHLLLIAEADDGPVGVLRYDLRGFEADVSLHLFAGRIDLGWGRALLARGESFVRAHWPQLTAISAQVQPDNHASLNVFRDAGFNQNACAFTKVLKEHHT
- the pseI gene encoding pseudaminic acid synthase, with the translated sequence MSSFKIGDRLIGADAPPFIIAEMSGNHNQSLDVALQIVEAAAKAGAHALKLQTYTAETMTLDLAEGEFFIKDPGSLWAGTSLYDLYEKAHTPWEWHAPIFARAKELGMLAFSTPFDDTAVDFLESLDVPAYKIASFENTDLPLIRRVAATGKPLIISTGMASIAELDETVRAARAAGCKDLVLLKCTSTYPATPLNSNVRTIPHLRELFGCEVGLSDHSMGVGVSVAAVALGATVVEKHFTLDRSAGGVDASFSLEPAEMASLVLETERAWQALGHVQYGATEAELKSVVYRRSLYVTADMAAGEPFTRDNLRAIRPGLGLPPKHTDAVLGRRARTPIKRGTPLDWSLVE
- a CDS encoding ketoacyl-ACP synthase III, translating into MIGIKSIASYVPVAGVDNYAQGAKFEKDEEFILGKIGSAFLPRKDAEQETSDLCVEAANALFASNPDLKRESIDALIVVTQNGDEEGLPHTAAIVQDKLGLPTNVAAFDISLGCSGYVYGIYAIKGFMEAAGLKNGLLITADPYSKIVDPEDRNTTMLFGDAATATWMGEDPSWALGKAKFGTDGSGAPHLKVTDGVFFMNGRQVFNFALLKVPAHLHELLDDSGLKADDIDAFCIHQGSAAIVDAVARRFEGEPEKFIKDMVETGNTVSSSIPLLLEKHVLDSDWQRIALSGFGVGLSWGSAIIYRP
- a CDS encoding 6-hydroxymethylpterin diphosphokinase MptE-like protein, which produces MSEFFQANAQVIQQRWPALFVRLVAEDSSAIQAELVQGLGSTLSVDGIQLTSRHDRIHEARVQAASLPEKPRLHVYGTGLGDLPAVLLERAGLERLYVHVLNGALFALVLQLLDQRQWLEDPRVELMYAGDHADIFTPFFALPAEMLLADDFNAKVRDRLVNEVHLSFNNREFDPQLPAIQQRLRDSLEVLLADDDVAQLFGTCIGREIYVIGTGPSLEGHFERLASVRGQAERPLFICVDTAYRPLRQHGIIPDLVVTIDQLISFRHLPFEESDGIPLVYLPMSSPTVLKAWRGKRYGAYTASPVYATLRQQHPRAELHAGGSVIHPAVDLAVKMGGTRITLFGADFAFPMNKTHAGWDDGDLGPPVEQARHWVRDGYGERVRTQLNFRGYLCVLERYIALHPEVRFLNSSRAGAMIVGTQFNPEFVQ
- a CDS encoding flagellin domain-containing protein codes for the protein MALTVNTNTTSLNVQKNLNRASDALSTSMQRLSSGLKINSAKDDAAGLQIATRMTSQIRGGNQAIQNANDGISVAQTAEGALQASTDILQRMRELAVKARTGTNGSIDQKATNDEFAQMSDELTRISASTNLNGKNLLDGSAGTVTLQVGANTGSANHIDLVLSSKFDAVSLSVGSGTVVLTGASVSGAAANIDNAITAIDAAIATINSTRSSLGASQNRLTSTISNLQNIVENTTAAQGRVQDTDFAAETANLTKQQTLQQASTSVLAQANQLPSAVLKLLQ
- a CDS encoding flagellar protein FlaG, encoding MDMSVKLNQSYPAPKPVTPVADKPSETPKVVKAEAPAAAKSQDTDDAKLKLAVQEIEKFVQSIKRNLEFSIDEHSGKVIVKVIASETGEVVRQIPSAEALKLADSLANASHVLFDAKV